One Negativicoccus succinicivorans genomic window, CTGCTTTTAGGATTGCGCCCAGACTACAATATGTAGTATACTCAAATCTGAAGAGGCGGCTTGTGAGAAAGCCGATACAATATGAGGGAGGCAGCGGTACTATGTTGGAAGTCATCAAGCGCGACGGCGACAAAACTGTTTTTGACAGGTCGAAAATTACGATCGCGATTGAAAAAGCAATGAACAGCTCGAGCGGCGTGTATGAAATCGGTCAGGCGGACAAAATCGCCTGGGAAATCGAACAGGAAGCACGTCAGCAGGAAAAGCCTTTAACGATTTATGAAATCGAAGATAAGGTCTATTATAAACTCATTGAGAACCACAATCCGGCAACGGCTCGTGCGTACGAAAACTATAAAGCGGTACAGGCATTCAAACGTCATGAAAATACAACCGATGAAAGTATTTTCGGTTTATTAAATAAAAGCAATATCGCAGTCTTGGATGAAAACTCCAACAAAGACGCGCAGGTCGTTTCGACGCAGCGCGATTTGATCGCCGGCGAAGTATCGAAAGATATCGCCCGCCGCAAACTGATTCCCGCCGATATCGTGCAGGCGCATGACAGCGGCGCGATTCACTTCCATGACATGGACTATATTATTCAGCCGATGTTCAATTGCTGTCTGATCAATTTGGAAGACATGCTTACCAACGGCACCGTCATTAACGGGAAAAAGATCGATTCACCGAAATCGTTCCAAGTCGCCTGTACGGTAACGACGCAGATTATTGCGCAGGTCGCCAGCGGCCAGTACGGCGGACAGAGCATCAACGGCATTGATCGGATTCTGGCGCCTTTCGTGCGTAAATCGTTCAATAAAATTCTCAAGAGCGTGCTCGAAGAACAGCGCGACATTTATGAAATGGAACCGGATCAGGAGAAAGCGGAAGCGATTGCTTGGAAACGTACCCGTAAAGAAGTAAAAGACGGCATTCAGACGATCCAGTACCAGATCAATACCTTGATGACGACCAACGGCCAGGCGCCGTTCGTTACGTTGTGCATGTATTTCCAACCGGATTACGAATACGCCAAAGAAGCGGCGATGATTACGGAAGAAATTTTGGCGCAGCGTTTAGAAGGCGTCAAAAACGAGCAGAATGTCTACATCACACCGGCATTCCCGAAACTCGTTTACGTGCTCGATGAGCACAATATCGCGCCGGACGCGCCGTACTACTATCTCACGGAACTCGCGGCGAAATGCACCGCGAAGCGCATGTATCCGGACTATATTTCCGCGAAAAAGATGCGCGAAAATTATGAAGGCAATGTTTTTTCGCCGATGGGCTGCCGCTCCTTCCTGCGCCCGTATAAAAACGAAAAAGGCGAATACGTTTGGGACGGCCGTTTCAATCAGGGCGTCGTTTCACTGAACTTGCCGCAAATCGGTATTTTGGCGGAACAT contains:
- the nrdD gene encoding anaerobic ribonucleoside-triphosphate reductase, giving the protein MLEVIKRDGDKTVFDRSKITIAIEKAMNSSSGVYEIGQADKIAWEIEQEARQQEKPLTIYEIEDKVYYKLIENHNPATARAYENYKAVQAFKRHENTTDESIFGLLNKSNIAVLDENSNKDAQVVSTQRDLIAGEVSKDIARRKLIPADIVQAHDSGAIHFHDMDYIIQPMFNCCLINLEDMLTNGTVINGKKIDSPKSFQVACTVTTQIIAQVASGQYGGQSINGIDRILAPFVRKSFNKILKSVLEEQRDIYEMEPDQEKAEAIAWKRTRKEVKDGIQTIQYQINTLMTTNGQAPFVTLCMYFQPDYEYAKEAAMITEEILAQRLEGVKNEQNVYITPAFPKLVYVLDEHNIAPDAPYYYLTELAAKCTAKRMYPDYISAKKMRENYEGNVFSPMGCRSFLRPYKNEKGEYVWDGRFNQGVVSLNLPQIGILAEHSEEKFFEILEKRLQLCYKALMLRYDFLKDVVSDVSPIHWQYGAIARLKPGEKIYPYLQNTYSTLSLGYIGVYEATKLITGESHTGEKGHAFAARLMRRLREAVDTWQEQTGLGFSLYGTPAESLTNRFSSIDRARFGEIEDITDKGYYTNSYHVDVREPISVFDKFCFESEFQKLSTGGCISYAEIPNMSGNVDAVLTMMRFIYDNICYAEFNTKSDYCHVCGFDGEVKVNDDIQWECPRCHNTDRNLLTVIRRTCGYLGENFWNEGRTKEIRDRVLHI